Proteins encoded in a region of the Gammaproteobacteria bacterium genome:
- a CDS encoding dipeptide ABC transporter ATP-binding protein, which yields MEHNEAPLLEVRDLKMHFPVKEGIFMRTGKFNKAVDGVSLTIAPGETLGLVGESGCGKSTLGRCVTRLYNPTGGQILFNGTDITHIKGRELQPFRQDIQMIFQDPMESLNSRHTVGDILSEPFIIHKMGNRKARQKRVAELLEIVGLPSRSATRYPFEFSGGQRQRIGIARAIALNPKLIICDEPVSALDVSIQSQIMNLLIDLQQEFNLSYLFIAHDLAVVKHVSDRIAIMYLGRLVEEGAGQSIYENARHPYTQSLISAIPVPDPRHHSQRQVLVGDVPSPIDPPSGCAFHPRCPHVMDECRTNTPRLIPLQDQHAPPGQEVSCFLYK from the coding sequence ATGGAACACAACGAAGCGCCGCTGCTGGAAGTCCGTGATCTGAAAATGCACTTCCCGGTGAAGGAAGGAATTTTCATGCGCACCGGCAAGTTCAACAAAGCTGTCGACGGTGTCAGCCTTACTATCGCTCCAGGGGAGACCCTGGGCCTGGTCGGGGAATCCGGCTGCGGTAAATCCACGCTGGGACGCTGTGTGACCCGGCTTTATAATCCCACCGGCGGTCAGATTCTTTTCAATGGTACTGATATCACTCATATCAAGGGCCGTGAGCTGCAACCGTTCCGCCAGGACATCCAGATGATCTTTCAGGATCCGATGGAGTCTCTGAATTCCCGTCATACGGTGGGAGATATTCTTTCCGAACCCTTTATCATTCATAAAATGGGTAATCGCAAAGCCCGTCAGAAACGGGTTGCGGAATTGCTTGAAATTGTGGGGCTGCCATCCCGTTCGGCCACGCGTTATCCTTTCGAATTTTCCGGTGGTCAACGGCAGCGGATTGGTATTGCCAGGGCCATCGCCTTGAACCCCAAGCTGATAATCTGTGACGAGCCGGTCTCGGCCCTCGATGTATCCATTCAGAGCCAGATTATGAACCTGCTGATTGACCTGCAGCAGGAGTTCAATCTTTCCTACCTTTTCATTGCGCATGACCTGGCGGTCGTCAAGCACGTGTCGGATCGCATTGCCATCATGTATCTGGGCAGGCTGGTGGAGGAGGGGGCAGGCCAATCTATCTATGAGAATGCCAGGCACCCCTATACACAGTCGCTGATTTCTGCAATTCCGGTACCGGACCCGCGGCACCACAGTCAGCGGCAGGTTCTGGTGGGCGATGTTCCGTCTCCGATCGATCCGCCATCAGGCTGTGCCTTTCACCCGCGCTGCCCCCATGTGATGGACGAGTGTCGAACCAATACTCCCCGCCTCATCCCGTTGCAGGACCAGCATGCACCCCCTGGCCAGGAAGTTTCCTGTTTTCTGTACAAGTAA
- a CDS encoding ABC transporter ATP-binding protein yields the protein MVATLLRVNNLITEFDTDEGRVRAVDDVSFSVDAGETLGIVGESGCGKSVTALSVMRLLPQPMGHIMGGEVLLRGEDLTRATLDRMEQIRGGSIGMVFQEPMTALNPVHTIGRQLTEVIFLHKKISKQAALRDAIEMLERVGIPSPDLRMGEYPHQLSGGMRQRVVIAMALACKPSLLIADEPTTALDVTIQAQILELIKELQYQMGMAVILITHDLGVIAETSNSVVVMYAGRVAEQGTVYDIFDRPRHPYTQGLLASIPRLETEPKSRLPIIPGMVPGLMDLPPGCRFENRCQYRIDDCSKLPPPIEKMNGVHSVSCIRWREISQEKAQ from the coding sequence ATGGTAGCCACGCTTCTAAGAGTCAATAACCTGATCACCGAATTCGACACCGACGAGGGTCGGGTTCGGGCAGTCGACGATGTCAGCTTCAGCGTCGATGCCGGCGAGACGCTGGGCATCGTCGGTGAATCCGGCTGCGGGAAAAGCGTTACCGCGCTGTCCGTGATGCGTCTGTTGCCCCAGCCCATGGGGCACATTATGGGCGGTGAGGTCCTGTTGCGTGGCGAAGACCTGACGCGCGCAACGCTGGACCGCATGGAGCAGATCCGAGGGGGCAGTATCGGCATGGTGTTTCAGGAGCCCATGACGGCCCTGAATCCGGTGCATACTATTGGCAGACAACTGACAGAAGTCATTTTTCTGCATAAGAAAATTTCCAAGCAGGCTGCACTGCGGGACGCCATCGAAATGCTCGAAAGAGTCGGTATCCCCTCGCCGGACCTGCGGATGGGCGAGTATCCCCACCAACTGTCCGGTGGCATGCGGCAGCGGGTGGTAATCGCCATGGCGCTGGCCTGCAAGCCCAGTCTGTTGATTGCCGACGAACCGACCACGGCCCTGGACGTAACTATCCAGGCCCAGATCCTCGAGCTGATCAAAGAGTTACAGTATCAGATGGGTATGGCCGTCATTCTCATTACCCACGATCTCGGTGTCATAGCCGAGACATCGAATTCGGTGGTGGTCATGTACGCTGGCCGGGTAGCGGAGCAGGGAACCGTGTACGATATTTTTGATCGACCGAGGCATCCTTACACACAGGGACTGCTGGCTTCCATTCCACGGCTGGAAACAGAACCCAAGTCCAGATTGCCTATCATTCCTGGTATGGTGCCAGGTCTCATGGATTTGCCGCCTGGTTGTCGATTCGAGAATCGCTGTCAGTATCGGATTGATGACTGTTCGAAACTGCCACCGCCGATTGAAAAAATGAATGGCGTGCACAGTGTGAGTTGCATTCGCTGGCGGGAAATTTCCCAGGAGAAGGCGCAGTAA
- a CDS encoding AMP-binding protein, whose amino-acid sequence MLHHQFIRTAKRNLRKTAIIDCNRNRELNYEQALIAALILARRFGRLERGRIGIMLPTSSAGALAIIGATMAGLAPVMINYSTGAEKNCLYAQRQCDFKTIVTTRGLLDKTGCPPLPDMVFIEDIMGSLGKGEKALAFCKSRLPAGLLCLLSGKRNSQASAVVLFTSGSEKDPKVVQLTHENIESNIDAFFEMMNIGDFASMLSVLPYFHVFGLTVNLWTPLTRGMTSIDYANPLEFKTIARIIREKKPEIVVGTPFFLDGYLRQSSPGSFASLRLVVSGADKCPETLRAGYRAKHGIEIIEGYGTTETSPVISANPRQANRPGSIGKPIPGTEVKIVNYDTGAECDIGETGKIMVRGKGVMPGYLNDTEETSLRLKGGWYDTGDLGYVDEDGYLWHQGRLKRFVKIGGEMVSLVNVEETLNALTPEEVECCAVELPDSRRGSKIVAVLTREVNEQETLKKLASQLPNLALPKKFVIVPEFPRMGSGKTDFRTLTKIVIEQESAER is encoded by the coding sequence ATGCTGCATCATCAGTTCATCAGGACGGCTAAACGCAACCTGCGCAAAACAGCGATCATCGACTGTAACAGGAATCGTGAGCTTAACTACGAGCAGGCTCTTATTGCCGCACTGATTCTCGCCCGCCGGTTTGGCAGGCTCGAGCGGGGCCGTATAGGTATCATGTTACCCACTTCTTCCGCCGGCGCCCTGGCTATTATTGGGGCCACAATGGCGGGCCTGGCGCCGGTGATGATTAATTATTCGACCGGTGCAGAAAAAAACTGCCTCTACGCGCAGCGCCAGTGCGACTTCAAAACCATCGTGACCACACGAGGATTACTGGACAAGACAGGTTGCCCGCCGTTACCGGACATGGTGTTCATCGAAGACATCATGGGCAGCCTCGGCAAGGGGGAGAAAGCCCTCGCCTTCTGCAAAAGCCGGCTGCCTGCAGGCCTGCTCTGTTTACTCAGCGGTAAGCGCAACAGCCAGGCCAGTGCCGTAGTGCTGTTTACCAGTGGCAGCGAAAAAGACCCGAAGGTGGTTCAGCTGACTCACGAAAACATCGAATCCAACATCGACGCCTTTTTCGAGATGATGAACATCGGCGATTTCGCTAGCATGTTGTCGGTCCTGCCCTATTTCCACGTATTCGGACTGACTGTCAATCTCTGGACGCCGCTGACCCGTGGCATGACCTCAATCGATTATGCCAATCCGCTGGAATTTAAAACCATTGCCAGGATCATTCGGGAAAAGAAGCCGGAGATCGTGGTGGGTACGCCCTTCTTTCTGGACGGCTACTTAAGGCAATCCAGCCCGGGCAGCTTTGCCAGTCTGCGCCTGGTCGTATCCGGCGCCGATAAGTGCCCCGAAACTTTGCGGGCCGGCTACCGGGCCAAGCATGGCATCGAAATTATAGAGGGCTACGGCACCACCGAGACCTCGCCGGTAATTTCCGCCAATCCGAGGCAGGCCAACCGCCCCGGCAGTATCGGCAAACCCATCCCCGGCACCGAGGTGAAAATCGTCAACTACGATACCGGCGCGGAATGTGATATCGGTGAGACCGGGAAAATCATGGTCAGGGGCAAGGGTGTCATGCCTGGCTATCTGAATGATACCGAAGAGACATCGTTGCGCCTTAAAGGCGGCTGGTATGATACCGGCGATCTGGGCTATGTGGACGAAGACGGTTATCTCTGGCATCAGGGCAGGCTGAAACGATTCGTCAAGATCGGCGGCGAAATGGTGTCACTGGTAAACGTGGAGGAAACGCTCAACGCGCTGACGCCGGAAGAAGTGGAATGCTGCGCCGTGGAGTTACCGGATTCCCGGCGCGGTTCGAAAATAGTAGCTGTGCTGACCCGGGAAGTGAATGAACAGGAGACCTTGAAAAAACTTGCCAGCCAGCTGCCTAACCTGGCCCTGCCTAAAAAGTTCGTGATAGTCCCTGAATTCCCCCGCATGGGCAGCGGCAAAACGGATTTTCGAACCCTGACAAAGATTGTCATTGAACAGGAAAGTGCGGAACGCTAG